A segment of the Nitrospina gracilis 3/211 genome:
CATGTTGGGCATCTGGACGTCCAGCAGGATGAGGGCGAAGTCATACTCCAGGACTTTTTCCAGAGCCTGCTTTCCGGAATCAGCACGAACGATACGGCAGCTTTCCTCTTCAAGAAGGCTTTCCAGAGCGATTAAATTAGCCTCCACGTCGTCAACAATGAGAACGTAGGGGCGATCGTCGATTTTCTTATTTTCCATGGTTGATTCAATTTTGGAGGTTGAACTATTTGCGACTATTGTTGGTTTGTTCATGTTCCCCCCCCCAACAGTAACAATCAGCTTTCAAGCCGCTTCTCTCTTTCTGTAAATCTTGTTTTTATCGTCGTATACGTCAAACATGTTTTGATTCTCTTCTCCCAAAAGGCGCTCGTTGGCACCGGCACAGAAAAATCCCTTGTGGCACAAAGACTCCCAGAAAACGCGAATCGCCCTCTGTTTTAAGTTGTTGTTGAAATAAATCAGGACATTCCGGCAAAAAATCAGGTTCATTTCCCCCATGGAACTGTCAGTCACCAGGTTGTGATCAAAAAATGATATGTGCTTTCTAAGCTCCGCATTCATGATGACGTTTCCGTAATTCACGGTGCAGTATTTCGTCAGTGTTTCCAGCCCTCCTGCTTCGAGGTAGTTGTGTGAATCTTCTTTGATAAGTTCTACCGGGTAAATGCCTTCCTGCGCTTTTTTCAAAGCTTCCATGTTGACGTCGGTGGCATAAATCTGCGCTTTTTCAAAAAGGCCTTCTTCCATCAGCATGATGGCCATGGAATACACTTCCTGCCCGGTTCCACATCCCGCGTGCCAGATTTTCAGGGAGGGATAGGATTTGAGAATGGGTATTACATGGTTTCTCAAAGCATTGAAAAATGCCGGGTCCCGAAACAACTCCGTGACGTTGATATAAAAATCCGTGACTATCTTATGGAATAAATTCTTGTTGTTCAGGACATGGTGCTGGATTTGCGAAATGGAGTCGATCCCTTCCGTTTCCATTCGCCGTTTCAACTGACGGCGGATGGAGCTGTAATTGTAATTGCGAAAATCGTAACCGTACTTCTGGTACATCACTTCGAGAAGAGCCCAAAGCTCGAGGTTTTCATTTTGCTCTTCCTCGGAAAAAGTTGTTGGTTCCTCAGTGTTCGCTTCCATGGAGCACCCATATTCTGATTTGGTTCAGCAATATGTTAATGTCAACAGGTTTGGTCAAGTAATCGTTGGCTCCGGCTTGCAGGCATTTTTCCTTGTCGCCCTTCATGGCTTTGGCGGTTAATGCGATGATGGGAAGGTTTTTGAATTCCGGAATTTTCCTGATTTCCCGCATGCATTCATACCCGTCCATTTCAGGCATCATGATATCCATCAGAACGAGATCGATGTCCCTGTGTTCTTGCAATTGTTCAAGGCCTTCCCTGCCGTGTTTGGCGATGATGACGTTCATTTCGTATTCCTCAAGCACGTGCGCCAGGGCAAAAAGGTTTTTTAGATCGTCGTCAACAAGCAGAATTTTCTTGCCAGCATAATCTTTGGACTCAATAACACGCGAACCCCTCTTTCCTTCCGCGCTGGCCCCCGTTTCGGCCACCTTGTGAAGGAACAGTGTGGCTTCGTCGATGAGCCGGTCCAATGAATGAGCACCTTTTATGATGATGCTTTCCGAATACCGTTTGAGTTTCACCTCTTCATCGGGGGTTAATTCCCGCCCCGTGTATACAATCACGGGGATATTTTTGAGTTTCTTTTTCTTTTTGATCTGTTCCAGGAAATCGAAACCTGAAATGCCGTCGAGGTGGAGGTCGAGGACAATGCAATCGACTTCGTTCTCTTCCAGGGCCTTCAATCCGTCTTCCCCCGTTATGGCTCGAAGGACGTTGGTTTTACTGTTTCCCAACATTTTCTGAATCTCGTCCTGAACCACGGTTTCGTCTTCGATGACCAGAAGGTTTTTGATGCTTTTGGAGAGTACTTTTTCAATACGGGAAAAAACTTCATCCATTTTTTCCTGGGTTACGGGTTTCCTGAGAAAACCGATGGCACCCAGTTGCATGGCTTCCTTGTCCTTTTCGTAGGCGGAAATAAAATGGACTGGAATCGGCTTGGTTTCCGGGTGATTTTTGAGTTTCTCAAGCACCATGAGGCCATCGATGCCGGGCAAGCCGACATCTAGGATGATGGCGGAAGGTTGGAATTGCTGGGAGAGCAGGATGCCGTTTTCCCCGTCATCGGCAATGAGGCACTTGAACCCCTTTTCGCGCGCCATGTCTTTAAGCACGTGGGCGAACTTCAGGTCGTCCTCGATGATGAGCAGGGTGCGGTCGGACGCGCGGATTTCCTGCCTGTCGTCATCGATGGGCTGGGACTCACCAGCATTATTGGCCTTGGCGAGCTTTTTCAACGTGGGGCGATTACCACCATTTCCACCCACGCTTTCATTTTTAAGAATGCCAACCGGTGGCTCCACTTTTTCCGGGATGAACACGGTGAAGGTGGAACCCTCTCCCAGTCTGCTTTCAAGCTGGATTTCTCCCCCCATGAGGCGCACGAATTCACGTGTGATGGACAACCCGAGCCCGGTGCCACCGTACTTGCGGCTGGTTGTGCCGTCTTCCTGTTGAAAGGCATCAAAAATCTGCGCCCGTTTGGATTCATGAATGCCTTTGCCTGTATCAGTTACGCTGAACGCAATTGTGGTATCTATTAGAAGGTTTTTGTTTCCTAAAGTCGTATCCGGGGAGGGCCGGCTGATGCGGACGGTGATGCCACCCTTTTCCGTGAATTTGAAGGCATTGGAAAGCAGGTTCCGAAGCACCTGTTCAAGATGTTTCGCATCGCAGACCATGCTTTCCGGAAGGGCGGGGTCCAGTTCGACGGCGAAATCCAGATTTTTGTCATCCGCCAGCGGTTGAAAGTTGCGGTTCAGGGTATC
Coding sequences within it:
- a CDS encoding CheR family methyltransferase, whose amino-acid sequence is MEANTEEPTTFSEEEQNENLELWALLEVMYQKYGYDFRNYNYSSIRRQLKRRMETEGIDSISQIQHHVLNNKNLFHKIVTDFYINVTELFRDPAFFNALRNHVIPILKSYPSLKIWHAGCGTGQEVYSMAIMLMEEGLFEKAQIYATDVNMEALKKAQEGIYPVELIKEDSHNYLEAGGLETLTKYCTVNYGNVIMNAELRKHISFFDHNLVTDSSMGEMNLIFCRNVLIYFNNNLKQRAIRVFWESLCHKGFFCAGANERLLGEENQNMFDVYDDKNKIYRKREAA